Proteins encoded within one genomic window of Aurantiacibacter spongiae:
- the uvrA gene encoding excinuclease ABC subunit UvrA, producing MALSKISVRGAREHNLKGVDIDLPRDALIVITGLSGSGKSSLAFDTIYAEGQRRYVESLSAYARQFLEMMQKPDVEHIDGLSPAISIEQKTTSRNPRSTVATVTEIYDYMRLLWARVGVPYSPATGLPIEAQTVSNMVDRVMALPEGTRLYLLAPVVRGRKGEYRKEIAEWQKAGFTRVRVDGETYAIEDAPALDKKFKHDIEVVVDRLAVKDGIETRLADSFETALKLAEGLAYVDLADGAVPGREAEGEGADAKGGAMKGAGLPANRIVFSEKFACPVSGFTIEEIEPRLFSFNAPQGACPTCDGIGEKQLFDPRLVVPNEDLSLKKGAVVPWAKSNPPSPYYMQVLGSLAKEYDFDLTTPWKDLGAANQDIILHGTKGKRVPLTFKDGRKAYTVNKPFEGVIGNLNRRMAQTESAWMQEELARFQTAQPCETCGGARLNEKARAVKIPAAGGPTDISRPTRLSVSDALAWFTDLPTHLTDQQNQIARAILKEIVERLGFLDNVGLDYLNLDRTSGTLSGGESQRIRLASQIGSGLSGVLYVLDEPSIGLHQRDNDRLLETLKRLRDLGNTVIVVEHDEDAIRQADHVVDLGPGAGVRGGEVVAQGTLKQVLKSRRSLTAAYLTGRREIAVPATRRKGNGHQLTVHGARENNLKDVTASLPLGTFTCITGVSGSGKSSFTIDTLYAEAARQLNGARVVSGAHDKVTGLEYCDKVIEIDQSPIGRTPRSNPATYTGAFTQIRDWFAGLPEAQARGYKPGRFSFNVKGGRCEACQGDGLIKIEMHFLPDVYVTCEECGGKRYNRETLEVRFKGMSIADVLDMTIEDAEGFFKAVPPIRDKMHMLNEVGLGYVKVGQQATTLSGGEAQRVKLAKELSKRSTGQTLYILDEPTTGLHFEDVRKLLEVLHRLVDQGNSVVVIEHNLDVIKTADWLLDLGPDGGVRGGEVVAEGTPEEVAEVEASWTGRYLAPMLG from the coding sequence ATGGCCCTTAGCAAAATCTCCGTCCGCGGCGCGCGCGAGCACAATCTCAAGGGCGTCGATATCGACCTGCCGCGCGACGCGCTCATCGTCATCACCGGTCTTTCGGGCAGCGGCAAGTCGAGCCTTGCCTTCGACACGATCTATGCCGAGGGGCAGCGCCGCTATGTCGAGAGCCTGTCGGCCTATGCGCGCCAGTTCCTGGAGATGATGCAGAAGCCCGATGTCGAGCATATCGACGGCCTCTCGCCCGCCATCTCGATCGAGCAGAAGACCACGTCGCGCAATCCGCGCTCGACCGTTGCCACCGTTACCGAGATCTACGACTACATGCGCCTGCTATGGGCGCGCGTCGGCGTGCCCTACTCGCCCGCCACCGGACTGCCGATCGAGGCGCAGACCGTCTCCAACATGGTCGACAGGGTGATGGCGCTGCCCGAGGGGACGCGCCTCTATCTGCTCGCGCCGGTCGTGCGCGGGCGCAAGGGTGAGTACCGCAAGGAAATCGCCGAGTGGCAGAAGGCCGGCTTCACCCGCGTGCGCGTCGACGGGGAGACGTATGCCATCGAGGATGCGCCCGCGCTCGACAAGAAGTTCAAGCACGACATCGAGGTGGTCGTGGATCGCCTCGCCGTGAAGGACGGTATCGAGACGCGGCTCGCCGACAGTTTCGAGACCGCGCTCAAGCTGGCCGAGGGGCTGGCCTATGTCGATCTTGCCGACGGCGCCGTGCCCGGGCGCGAGGCGGAGGGCGAGGGGGCCGACGCGAAGGGCGGCGCGATGAAGGGGGCGGGGCTGCCGGCCAACCGCATCGTCTTTTCCGAAAAGTTCGCCTGTCCCGTCTCCGGCTTCACCATCGAGGAGATCGAACCGCGCCTGTTCAGCTTCAACGCGCCGCAGGGGGCCTGCCCGACCTGCGACGGCATCGGCGAGAAGCAGCTGTTCGATCCGCGCCTCGTGGTGCCCAACGAAGACCTCAGCCTGAAGAAGGGCGCGGTGGTGCCGTGGGCGAAATCCAACCCGCCATCGCCCTATTACATGCAGGTGCTGGGCAGCCTGGCGAAGGAATACGATTTCGACCTGACGACGCCGTGGAAGGATCTGGGTGCCGCAAACCAGGACATCATCCTGCACGGCACGAAGGGCAAGCGCGTGCCGCTCACCTTCAAGGACGGGCGCAAGGCCTACACCGTCAACAAGCCGTTCGAGGGGGTGATCGGCAATCTCAACCGCCGCATGGCGCAGACCGAAAGCGCCTGGATGCAGGAGGAGCTGGCCAGGTTCCAGACCGCCCAGCCGTGCGAGACCTGCGGCGGCGCCCGCCTCAACGAGAAGGCGCGCGCGGTGAAGATCCCCGCCGCCGGTGGCCCGACCGACATCAGCCGCCCCACGCGCCTGTCGGTCAGCGATGCGCTGGCCTGGTTCACCGACCTGCCCACGCACCTGACCGATCAGCAGAACCAGATCGCCAGGGCCATTCTGAAGGAGATCGTGGAGCGGCTGGGCTTCCTCGACAATGTCGGACTCGATTACCTCAACCTCGACCGCACCTCCGGCACCCTCAGCGGCGGGGAGAGCCAGCGCATCCGCCTCGCCAGCCAGATCGGCAGCGGGTTGTCGGGCGTGCTCTACGTGCTCGACGAGCCCAGCATCGGCCTCCACCAACGCGACAACGACCGGCTGCTCGAAACCCTCAAGCGGCTGCGCGACCTCGGCAATACCGTGATCGTGGTGGAGCATGACGAGGACGCCATCCGCCAGGCCGATCACGTGGTCGATCTCGGCCCCGGCGCCGGCGTGCGCGGGGGCGAGGTGGTGGCGCAGGGCACGCTCAAGCAGGTGCTCAAGTCCAGGCGGTCGCTCACCGCCGCCTACCTCACCGGCCGGCGAGAGATCGCCGTGCCCGCCACCCGCCGCAAGGGCAACGGGCACCAGCTCACCGTCCACGGCGCGCGCGAGAACAACCTCAAGGACGTTACCGCCAGCCTGCCGCTGGGCACCTTCACGTGCATCACCGGCGTCTCCGGCTCGGGCAAGTCGAGCTTCACCATCGACACGCTCTATGCCGAGGCGGCGCGGCAGCTGAACGGCGCGCGCGTGGTGTCGGGCGCGCACGACAAAGTGACCGGCCTCGAATATTGCGACAAGGTGATCGAGATCGACCAGTCGCCCATCGGCCGCACCCCGCGATCGAACCCGGCGACCTATACCGGCGCCTTCACCCAGATCCGCGACTGGTTCGCCGGTCTGCCCGAGGCGCAGGCGCGCGGGTACAAGCCGGGTCGTTTCAGCTTCAACGTCAAGGGCGGACGGTGCGAGGCATGCCAGGGCGACGGCCTGATCAAGATCGAGATGCACTTCCTGCCCGACGTGTACGTGACGTGCGAGGAATGCGGCGGCAAGCGCTACAACCGGGAGACGCTGGAGGTCCGCTTCAAGGGGATGAGCATCGCCGACGTGCTCGACATGACGATCGAGGACGCGGAAGGCTTCTTCAAGGCCGTCCCCCCCATCCGCGACAAGATGCACATGCTGAACGAGGTCGGGCTGGGCTACGTCAAGGTCGGCCAGCAGGCGACCACGCTATCTGGCGGAGAGGCGCAGCGCGTGAAACTGGCCAAGGAACTGTCGAAGCGCAGCACCGGGCAGACGCTGTACATCCTCGACGAACCGACCACCGGCCTGCATTTCGAGGACGTGCGCAAGCTGCTGGAAGTGCTGCACCGGCTGGTGGACCAGGGGAACAGCGTAGTGGTGATCGAGCACAACCTCGACGTAATCAAGACCGCCGACTGGCTGCTCGACCTCGGCCCGGATGGCGGTGTTCGTGGGGGTGAGGTTGTCGCCGAGGGTACGCCGGAGGAGGTTGCGGAGGTCGAGGCGAGTTGGACGGGGCGGTATCTGGCGCCGATGTTGGGGTGA
- a CDS encoding AAA family ATPase, which yields MLLEFELENEGSFADSSTLSLIASKLKEESEGSVRRIGPPAELDVLTSAIVLGKNGSGKSSFIDALKFVGQFVRSSAIDDGADAVLPYDPNLLMEGFDEKPTFFRVLFSVAGVVYNFGFSHDAEKIMEEFLEVADKSSRFRKLYERNWSEELSEYEYSFGEALTGTRRVWADNTRKNALYLSTANQLNSQDLKEPYTWLTKFLRNASIGTTGKRYTIVRCREEKAFREKVVSFLQSMDVNVVDLEFREDEFDDTVLEKTFSREFLEKMKDQIGPRKDEKNYQVFFKKKTDTGDITEFPLSRESTGTRALFCLAGPLFDVLENGYCLLVDELNTSLHPLVVKFLIEIFGDEKINKKNAQLLFTSHDVSVLRESVLRRDQVWFIEHDGTSSLIVPLSDYSPRKKEALEKGYLSGRYGGVPAVATTFLRYLA from the coding sequence ATGCTTTTAGAGTTTGAGCTTGAGAACGAAGGCTCGTTTGCGGATTCCTCAACGCTGTCATTGATAGCATCAAAATTGAAGGAAGAGAGCGAAGGGTCAGTTCGAAGGATTGGGCCGCCGGCTGAACTCGACGTGCTAACGTCAGCCATCGTCCTAGGGAAGAACGGAAGCGGTAAGAGTTCCTTTATCGATGCTTTGAAATTTGTCGGTCAGTTCGTGCGGTCGTCTGCAATCGATGATGGTGCTGACGCAGTGCTTCCATACGACCCCAACCTCCTAATGGAGGGCTTTGATGAAAAGCCTACATTTTTCCGTGTTTTGTTTTCAGTCGCGGGAGTGGTCTATAACTTCGGATTTTCTCATGATGCTGAGAAAATCATGGAAGAGTTTCTCGAAGTTGCAGATAAATCTTCTCGCTTTCGAAAACTTTACGAGAGGAATTGGAGCGAAGAATTGAGTGAGTATGAGTACTCGTTCGGAGAGGCTCTCACTGGGACGCGGCGTGTTTGGGCCGATAACACGCGAAAAAATGCCTTATACTTGTCTACAGCGAATCAGCTCAACTCTCAGGATCTAAAAGAGCCATACACATGGTTGACGAAATTTCTCAGGAACGCGTCAATCGGCACGACAGGTAAGCGATATACGATCGTCCGTTGCCGAGAAGAGAAAGCGTTTAGAGAAAAGGTCGTTAGTTTCCTTCAGTCGATGGACGTAAATGTTGTCGATCTTGAATTTCGGGAAGACGAATTCGACGATACCGTCTTAGAGAAGACTTTTTCGAGAGAATTTCTCGAAAAAATGAAAGATCAAATTGGACCTCGAAAAGATGAAAAGAACTATCAAGTATTTTTCAAGAAGAAAACTGATACCGGGGATATAACCGAATTCCCGCTATCTCGCGAGTCAACTGGAACGAGGGCTCTTTTCTGTCTGGCTGGGCCGCTTTTTGATGTCCTTGAGAATGGGTACTGCCTCTTAGTTGATGAATTGAACACGAGTCTTCACCCTCTTGTTGTTAAATTCCTGATTGAAATATTCGGCGATGAGAAGATTAATAAAAAGAACGCACAGCTCTTATTTACGTCTCACGATGTGAGTGTATTGCGAGAATCGGTCCTGCGACGTGATCAAGTTTGGTTCATAGAACATGACGGAACCTCCTCATTAATCGTCCCGTTGTCCGATTATTCGCCTAGAAAGAAAGAGGCTCTGGAGAAGGGCTATTTGTCAGGTAGGTATGGCGGCGTTCCAGCGGTTGCGACAACGTTCCTAAGGTATTTGGCATAA
- a CDS encoding RloB family protein, with the protein MGRRRKDVRAIKRRRATREPKRSILIVCEGEKTEPNYFTFFKQKLRLANVNLQICGEECGSDPLSVVEFGESKLKKDVSIDDCFCVIDRDGHDTQRFNSAKSKAASLNGKSKSRQFKLFISDPCIEYWFILHFEFSRTPFVREGQKSRGKVALDRLRQLWPEYEKGLKSPGCHLEERVEVAVKNAEKALADAELTGEMNPSTTVHLLIRELHDGNIS; encoded by the coding sequence ATGGGTCGCCGACGGAAGGACGTCAGAGCTATCAAAAGGCGGCGCGCGACGCGCGAGCCGAAGCGTTCAATCCTTATTGTTTGCGAAGGGGAAAAGACTGAGCCAAATTACTTTACCTTCTTCAAGCAGAAGCTTCGGTTGGCAAATGTAAATCTCCAAATTTGTGGTGAAGAATGCGGATCAGACCCTTTGTCTGTTGTTGAATTCGGCGAATCTAAGTTGAAAAAGGATGTCTCTATCGATGATTGCTTTTGTGTTATTGATCGTGACGGTCATGACACTCAAAGGTTCAATTCTGCCAAAAGCAAGGCTGCTTCACTTAATGGGAAGTCTAAGTCTCGACAGTTTAAGCTGTTCATATCTGATCCCTGTATCGAGTATTGGTTCATTCTCCATTTTGAATTTTCGCGAACTCCATTTGTGCGCGAGGGACAGAAATCCCGCGGAAAGGTGGCATTAGATCGTTTGCGGCAACTCTGGCCGGAGTACGAGAAAGGGTTAAAATCGCCTGGATGCCATCTTGAAGAAAGGGTAGAAGTGGCAGTCAAGAACGCCGAAAAGGCTCTCGCTGATGCGGAGTTAACTGGTGAAATGAATCCCTCGACTACTGTTCATTTATTAATACGAGAGTTGCATGATGGAAACATAAGTTGA